One window of the Methanocaldococcus vulcanius M7 genome contains the following:
- a CDS encoding RNA-guided endonuclease InsQ/TnpB family protein yields MEVTRVLTINLTRKLTDEQRIILNHLTYSASKLWNVANYEIIQDNIKLSELEKKLKDNFWYKNLHSQSAQAVLQKLKVAWDNFFKQHTKRPRFQPKDGHFPVKWKKDGFKIIANKLRLSLSKQTRQYLKERHGIESKFLWVELSKALPLDAMQVKEVEIVPHDIYGERFYVLHLIYKKEVNPEMSKEDKVIMAIDLGVRNLATVVIEGEKQPLIFDGKILVSKLRWFAKETARIKSIIAEQGLKTCKRLARLTVKERNYVKDYVHKISSWIIDLAKRKGVSRIIIGELNKNITKIDIGDRVNQQLHRIPYGKLVKMIEYKAEELGIKVEQIDESYTSQKCSVCGVIKKSNRKYRGLYICSNCGAVINADVNGARNILFKVVPNPERGRDSGLGNPRRVSFKALLS; encoded by the coding sequence TTGGAGGTAACGAGAGTCCTAACAATAAACCTAACGAGGAAATTAACTGACGAACAAAGGATTATCCTCAACCATTTAACCTACTCCGCATCGAAATTATGGAATGTTGCTAACTACGAAATTATACAAGATAATATCAAATTATCCGAATTAGAAAAGAAGTTAAAGGACAACTTCTGGTATAAAAATCTTCATTCGCAATCAGCACAAGCAGTTCTACAAAAGCTAAAAGTCGCATGGGATAATTTTTTCAAACAACACACTAAACGTCCAAGATTCCAACCAAAAGATGGACACTTTCCAGTTAAATGGAAGAAGGACGGTTTCAAAATCATCGCCAATAAGTTGAGATTATCTTTATCAAAGCAGACGAGACAGTATTTAAAAGAGAGGCATGGCATCGAGTCCAAGTTCCTATGGGTAGAGTTATCGAAAGCTCTACCGCTCGATGCCATGCAGGTTAAAGAGGTTGAAATAGTTCCACACGATATTTATGGAGAGAGGTTTTATGTTCTGCATTTGATTTATAAAAAAGAAGTTAATCCAGAGATGTCAAAGGAAGATAAAGTAATAATGGCAATCGATTTAGGAGTAAGGAATTTAGCAACTGTTGTTATCGAGGGAGAAAAACAGCCGTTAATATTCGATGGGAAAATATTAGTTTCTAAGTTGAGATGGTTTGCTAAGGAGACAGCGAGAATTAAATCGATAATTGCAGAGCAGGGCTTAAAAACCTGTAAGCGATTGGCAAGATTAACGGTTAAAGAAAGGAATTATGTTAAGGACTATGTTCATAAGATTAGCAGTTGGATTATCGATTTAGCAAAGAGAAAGGGAGTTTCGAGGATTATTATCGGAGAGTTAAACAAGAATATAACTAAAATCGATATTGGGGATAGGGTTAATCAGCAATTGCATAGGATTCCTTATGGAAAGTTAGTAAAAATGATAGAGTATAAAGCAGAAGAATTGGGAATTAAAGTAGAGCAAATCGATGAGAGTTATACTTCTCAGAAGTGTAGTGTTTGTGGAGTGATAAAGAAGTCGAATAGGAAGTATAGAGGGCTTTATATTTGTTCAAATTGTGGAGCTGTAATTAATGCTGACGTTAATGGTGCAAGGAATATTTTGTTTAAGGTAGTCCCGAACCCCGAAAGGGGTAGGGATAGTGGGCTTGGCAACCCAAGGAGGGTGAGCTTTAAAGCTCTGCTCTCCTAA
- a CDS encoding transposase, giving the protein MINKTRVYGEHLTSTEIFKEFILPEIKDKLYNFIWVDLFAGKGNLILPILELIPQEERIDFFKEHIFLFDIQEKMIYEAIKNAEKYGIPKNIAKNNIIKRDTLKKLSKIFIGIKPPSSILPEISKTSFNRKNKRTAGRINHRKMQRTYTEVLDMVIAPDHVHLLLDADPTIGINKIVVQIKRIHFK; this is encoded by the coding sequence ATGATAAATAAAACACGAGTATATGGAGAGCATTTAACATCAACTGAAATATTTAAAGAATTTATACTACCCGAAATTAAAGATAAATTATATAATTTTATCTGGGTGGACTTATTTGCTGGCAAAGGGAATTTAATACTGCCTATTTTAGAATTAATTCCACAAGAAGAAAGAATAGATTTTTTTAAAGAACACATATTCCTTTTTGATATTCAGGAAAAAATGATATATGAAGCAATAAAAAACGCTGAGAAATACGGAATTCCCAAAAATATTGCAAAAAATAATATTATAAAAAGAGATACCCTAAAAAAACTATCCAAAATTTTTATTGGAATCAAACCTCCCAGTAGTATTCTGCCCGAAATATCGAAGACCAGTTTTAACAGGAAAAATAAAAGAACGGCTGGAAGAATTAATCATCGAAAAATGCAAAGAACTTATACCGAAGTTTTAGACATGGTTATAGCTCCAGACCACGTTCATTTGTTGTTAGATGCAGACCCCACAATTGGAATTAACAAAATCGTTGTACAGATTAAAAGGATACACTTCAAATAG
- a CDS encoding IS200/IS605 family transposase codes for MQTPQLELTKSLYRLKGYTSNRLRKEFPELRRKLLTLWTRGRFISTVGTVTLDVIRQYIDSQKGV; via the coding sequence ATGCAGACCCCACAATTGGAATTAACAAAATCGTTGTACAGATTAAAAGGATACACTTCAAATAGGTTAAGAAAAGAATTCCCAGAGCTTAGAAGAAAGCTTCTAACGTTATGGACTCGGGGTAGATTTATATCAACTGTCGGAACAGTAACTCTCGATGTTATTAGACAATACATAGACAGTCAAAAAGGTGTCTAA